The genomic DNA TGCTCGCCGAGACGGCAACACCGATCTTCTGATCAGAGAGATCTTGCGCGGGGCGGCAGACACTGGGGCTGCCGTAGAAACAATCCGCCTGTCCGATTTGTCGATTAGCCCTTGCACTGGGTGTAACCACTGCAAGACAAATGACGAGTGTAGCATTCCAGACGATATGTCCATGCTGCTCGACGAAATCGTGCAGTCCTCGGGGGTAGTGCTCGGCTCACCAGTGTACATGGGACAGGTAACAGGCCAGACAAAAGTGTTTCTTGATCGTCTCTACCAGCTGCGGCGCGGGGACAGAACACTTAGGGTGGACGGCTCCCACATCCGGGGGGCGGTGCTCGCCGTGTGTGGCGCACCTTCGCACGAGCATCCACAGGCGACTTTAGCCACGCTCAGAGTACTCTTTAGGTGTCTGAACCAGCCTAAAGTGTGGGAGCTCGTGGGCACAAGCCTAGGGCCTAAAGGCATTGTCAGAGAAAGAACTGGGCTACTAGAGGATGCCTACGAGCTAGGGCGTAAGCTCGGATCTTAATAGCCCAAAGATAGTGCGCAGAGCCGGCTCAACATGAAGTGAGCCGGCTCTGCCTCTTGCCGTGGACCTAAACCCTTACCGTAACCCCTAGGGCAGATTACTTAGTGTAGCGGAATAAAAGGAGTAGCGAAGTTTTCGTCGAACGTATACTAAGGCCTTTGGCTGGCACTACTTGTCTACAACTAGAGGGGGCGCTAACATGTCGCTACGCGGGCGTATCAAATGCATTAAGGACGATCTAGACGGTCGTTCCTCCGATGTACAAGAGTCAAATATTCGCTTAAACAACTACCACGGCGTAGTCTCTACGCTAGCCGCTAACTTGGTGGGCCCTTTTATGGGCATATTCGCGGTGCGCTTAGGTGCCAGCAACGTCCAGATTGGTCTTTTATCCTCCGCACCTGCCTTTGTCAGCCTGTTGGCCATGATTCCGGGGGCCAAATTTATAGATTCCCGCCGCGATAAGAAGCGCTACACGGCGGCCTTTATGCTTGCCCACCGCATCTTCTACTTGCTGCTGGCGATGATCCCGTTCTTCACCCCTGATCGTCGCGCGGCGCTACTAGTTCTCACTCTAGCTGTAATGAACCTACCAGGCGCTATCTCTAATGTCGCTTGGCAGGGGTTTATCGCCCGCGTAGTACCGCCTCATCGCCGAGCCACGGCCTTTGCCGAGCGCAATCGCCTCATGAATGTAATCGGCACCCTGTGCATCCTGGTAGCCGGACGAGCGCTAGATATTATGACCTACCCACTAGGGTACCAAATCATCTTCGCCGTAGCCTTTGCCTTCGGGGCACTGGAGATTTGGGTCTTTCGCCGGCTGGTTGTGGCTCCTGACGGTGCAGCAGAGCACAATGCCGCTGATATCCCTGTGGGGAGATTCGCCGCTACCCTTCTGCGGTCAGTCAGAGACGATCTGCGTGAATTTCGGGGGAAGTGGAGCTTCTTGCGTTTCACGCTTGTTTCCTTATTCTTTCATTTCGCCTGGCAGGTCGCCTGGCCGCTTTTTACCCTTTACCAAACAAAGGAGCTTGGTGCCAACAATCTCTGGATTAGCATCTTGCATTTAAGTAACACGGGGGGATCATTGCTAGGCTATGGCTTCTGGGCCAAGTACATGGAGAGAAACGGCTCGCTCAAAACGCTGTTTGCTTCCACCTTGGGCATTTTCATCGTGCCTGTGGTTTACGCTTTCTCGCGCGACCTTCTCACTATTACCTTCTTTAACGTCATCACGGGCATTATTTTCTCGGGAGTAATGCTGGCCCTCTTTAATTCTCTGCTCGATATGACCCCTGAAGAGCGCAAAACTACCTATATTGGCTACTACAATACGGCGATTACGGCTAGTGCCATCTTCGCCCCCATGGCGGGAGTCGCCATGCTCGAGTTGTGGGGCTACAGGCCCGCATTCCTCATAGCGGCTACCTTGCGCATTATGGGTAGCCTAGCCTTTGGGCTTATCTACCTGCTCGAAAAACGACCCGAAAAATGCAACACCGATAACGCCTCATGACAACCTGCCCTTTAGCGTAACGGCAAGTTGATGATGATAGTAGTGCCATGTCCGGGCTCGGACGCCACATTTATGGAGCCTTGATGCAAGTTTATGACTTCCCACGCGATGGCGAGCCCCAAGCCGCTGCCCCCTGTGTTGCGCGCCCGCGCTGCATCTACCCTGTAGAAGCGCTCGAATAGCCTGTCTACCGCCGCAGGCGGGATTCCGAGGCCGTCGTCGGCTACGCGCAGGCTGAGAACAGAGTCCGCCTCTAGAGTAACGAAGACTGCCGCACGCGCGAACTTCACGGCATTGTCCACAATGTTAAGAATGGCGCTGTGAAGCCGGCCTTCATCGGCTGTAATAGTGGTGGGGGGCATTTCGCCCATTTTCATCCGCACACCTCTCTCCTCTGCTAAGGGCGCTAGCGAACTGACCACCCGCCTCACTAAAAGAGAGAGGTCAATAGTGGTGAGTTCAAGCGTCGGCCGGCTATCAAGGCGAGCCAGCTTGAGCAAATCGTCTACGAGCCGAGTCAATCTATCTAATTCTCTATCGATCTCACTCAAAAAATCGCGCATGACGGCATGCTCCACCTGTTCGTCGCCCACGAGTGGCGCAATAAGCGCCTTCATAGAGGCCAAGGGGGTACGAAGTTCATGAGAAGCATCGCCCACAAATTTGCGGCGCGCTTCTTCTAGGGTAGCCAAGCGCAGGCTCATGGCGTTAAAGGCCTCGCCCAGTTCATAGACCTCCTGGTCACCAGACGGTTGCACTGTTGTACCTAGGGCGCCAGCCGCCATCTGCTTGGCCCCTGTAGTCAGCCTGGCTAGCGGCGTAGAGATGCCAAAGGCGAAGTAAATTGCCATAGGCACGGCTAAGAGGGACATGAGCAGGCTGCCACTAATGAGGCGCTGCGCGATAATTTGCTGCTTTTTGCGTAAATCGGCGAGCGAGGTGGCGATAAGCGCCACCCCTATAATTTCTGATGAACTGACGGCCAGCCTCCCAGCAGCTGCAATGGGCACATAAACATAGAGCACGGGCTC from Bacillota bacterium includes the following:
- a CDS encoding flavodoxin family protein, producing MAMKKVLGLCGSARRDGNTDLLIREILRGAADTGAAVETIRLSDLSISPCTGCNHCKTNDECSIPDDMSMLLDEIVQSSGVVLGSPVYMGQVTGQTKVFLDRLYQLRRGDRTLRVDGSHIRGAVLAVCGAPSHEHPQATLATLRVLFRCLNQPKVWELVGTSLGPKGIVRERTGLLEDAYELGRKLGS
- a CDS encoding MFS transporter, with the translated sequence MSLRGRIKCIKDDLDGRSSDVQESNIRLNNYHGVVSTLAANLVGPFMGIFAVRLGASNVQIGLLSSAPAFVSLLAMIPGAKFIDSRRDKKRYTAAFMLAHRIFYLLLAMIPFFTPDRRAALLVLTLAVMNLPGAISNVAWQGFIARVVPPHRRATAFAERNRLMNVIGTLCILVAGRALDIMTYPLGYQIIFAVAFAFGALEIWVFRRLVVAPDGAAEHNAADIPVGRFAATLLRSVRDDLREFRGKWSFLRFTLVSLFFHFAWQVAWPLFTLYQTKELGANNLWISILHLSNTGGSLLGYGFWAKYMERNGSLKTLFASTLGIFIVPVVYAFSRDLLTITFFNVITGIIFSGVMLALFNSLLDMTPEERKTTYIGYYNTAITASAIFAPMAGVAMLELWGYRPAFLIAATLRIMGSLAFGLIYLLEKRPEKCNTDNAS
- a CDS encoding HAMP domain-containing protein gives rise to the protein MRLSLRTRLPLTYLLVIVLASLGSALFVNPALWQYFVRERKLELLTQGSLVAYAAGLDLQGDGLALDRLAQLESQRLESRVMFIAPDSRVLVDAYGELAGTKIDHAELKTSLSGQSVAVVRQDALEPVLYVYVPIAAAGRLAVSSSEIIGVALIATSLADLRKKQQIIAQRLISGSLLMSLLAVPMAIYFAFGISTPLARLTTGAKQMAAGALGTTVQPSGDQEVYELGEAFNAMSLRLATLEEARRKFVGDASHELRTPLASMKALIAPLVGDEQVEHAVMRDFLSEIDRELDRLTRLVDDLLKLARLDSRPTLELTTIDLSLLVRRVVSSLAPLAEERGVRMKMGEMPPTTITADEGRLHSAILNIVDNAVKFARAAVFVTLEADSVLSLRVADDGLGIPPAAVDRLFERFYRVDAARARNTGGSGLGLAIAWEVINLHQGSINVASEPGHGTTIIINLPLR